The proteins below come from a single Burkholderia humptydooensis genomic window:
- the mreC gene encoding rod shape-determining protein MreC, giving the protein MEYSPPPLFKQGPSALARLIFFVVLAIALLVSDARFNTLEIVRGVLGTVLYPLQRAALVPRDLIVGAAELATSSTALRHENQQLRDRNLKLSLQANQAGQLAADNAHLRAVLELRQQIAAQATPVEIQYDTGDPFSQKIIIGHGSQAGIQNGAPVVNEDGVIGQVTRVFPLQSEVTLVTDRDLAIPVQVLRTGLRSVIYGTPKGDALDLRFVPTSADLLAGDELVTSGLDGVYPPGLPVAKVVRVDKLADTAFAHVVCAPIAAVRGAREMLVLHYRTDVPPRPAADEAASDANAKSARGKKAAKGADKSAKAADKGADKDKGAKPAAAPPAPAQNRPAGAAQPAAPLKPAAAPSQGAPR; this is encoded by the coding sequence ATGGAATACAGTCCGCCGCCCCTCTTCAAACAAGGTCCGTCCGCGCTCGCGCGGCTGATCTTCTTCGTCGTCCTGGCCATCGCGCTCCTCGTCTCGGACGCGCGCTTCAACACGCTCGAAATCGTCCGCGGCGTGCTCGGCACCGTGCTCTATCCGCTGCAGCGCGCGGCGCTCGTGCCGCGCGACCTGATCGTCGGCGCGGCCGAGCTCGCGACGTCGAGCACCGCGCTGCGCCACGAAAACCAGCAATTGCGCGACCGCAACCTGAAGCTGTCGCTGCAGGCGAACCAGGCGGGCCAACTCGCCGCCGACAACGCGCACCTGCGCGCGGTGCTCGAGCTGCGCCAGCAGATCGCCGCGCAGGCGACGCCCGTCGAGATCCAGTACGACACGGGCGATCCGTTCTCGCAAAAGATCATCATCGGCCACGGCTCGCAGGCGGGCATTCAGAACGGCGCGCCCGTCGTCAACGAGGACGGCGTGATCGGCCAGGTCACGCGCGTGTTCCCGCTGCAGTCGGAAGTCACGCTCGTCACCGACCGCGATCTCGCGATTCCGGTCCAGGTGCTGCGCACCGGGCTGCGCAGCGTGATCTACGGCACGCCGAAGGGCGATGCGCTCGATCTGCGCTTCGTGCCGACGAGCGCCGATCTGCTCGCGGGCGACGAGCTCGTGACGAGCGGGCTCGACGGCGTCTATCCGCCGGGGCTGCCGGTCGCGAAGGTCGTGCGCGTCGACAAGCTCGCGGACACCGCGTTCGCGCACGTCGTCTGCGCGCCGATCGCCGCGGTGCGCGGCGCGCGCGAGATGCTCGTGCTGCACTACCGCACCGACGTTCCGCCGCGCCCCGCCGCCGACGAAGCCGCGAGCGACGCGAACGCGAAATCGGCAAGGGGCAAAAAGGCGGCGAAGGGCGCGGACAAGAGCGCGAAGGCCGCCGACAAAGGCGCGGACAAGGACAAGGGCGCAAAACCGGCCGCCGCGCCGCCCGCGCCAGCGCAGAACCGGCCGGCCGGTGCGGCGCAACCCGCCGCGCCGCTCAAGCCCGCGGCCGCGCCGTCGCAAGGAGCGCCGCGATGA
- a CDS encoding rod shape-determining protein, translating into MFGFLRSYFSNDLAIDLGTANTLIYMRGKGIVLDEPSVVSIRQEGGPNGKKTIQAVGKEAKQMLGKVPGNIEAIRPMKDGVIADFTVTEQMIKQFIKTAHESRMFSPSPRIIICVPCGSTQVERRAIKEAAHGAGASQVYLIEEPMAAAIGAGLPVSEATGSMVVDIGGGTTEVGVISLGGIVYKGSVRVGGDKFDEAIVNYIRRNYGMLIGEQTAEAIKKEIGSAFPGSEVKEMEVKGRNLSEGIPRSFTISSNEILEALTDPLNQIVSSVKIALEQTPPELGADIAERGMMLTGGGALLRDLDRLLAEETGLPVLVAEDPLTCVVRGSGMALERMDKLGSIFSYE; encoded by the coding sequence ATGTTCGGTTTTTTGCGCAGCTATTTCTCCAACGATCTCGCGATCGACCTCGGCACCGCAAACACCCTGATCTACATGCGCGGCAAGGGCATCGTGCTCGATGAGCCGTCCGTCGTCTCGATCCGCCAGGAAGGCGGCCCGAACGGCAAGAAAACGATTCAAGCAGTCGGCAAGGAAGCGAAGCAGATGCTCGGCAAGGTGCCCGGCAACATCGAGGCGATCCGTCCGATGAAAGACGGCGTGATCGCCGATTTCACGGTCACCGAGCAGATGATCAAGCAGTTCATCAAGACTGCGCACGAATCGCGGATGTTCTCGCCGTCACCGCGCATCATCATCTGCGTGCCGTGCGGCTCGACCCAGGTCGAGCGCCGCGCGATCAAGGAAGCGGCCCACGGCGCGGGCGCGTCGCAGGTCTACCTGATCGAGGAGCCGATGGCGGCTGCGATCGGCGCGGGCCTGCCGGTGTCGGAGGCGACGGGCTCGATGGTCGTCGACATCGGCGGCGGCACGACGGAAGTCGGCGTGATCTCGCTCGGCGGCATCGTCTACAAGGGCTCGGTGCGCGTCGGCGGCGACAAGTTCGACGAGGCGATCGTCAACTACATCCGCCGCAACTACGGGATGCTGATCGGCGAGCAAACGGCCGAGGCGATCAAGAAGGAAATCGGCTCCGCGTTCCCGGGCTCCGAAGTCAAGGAAATGGAAGTGAAGGGCCGCAATCTGTCGGAAGGCATTCCGCGCAGCTTCACGATCTCCAGCAACGAAATCCTCGAGGCGCTCACCGATCCGCTGAACCAGATCGTGTCGTCGGTGAAGATCGCGCTCGAGCAGACGCCGCCCGAACTCGGCGCGGACATCGCCGAGCGCGGCATGATGCTGACGGGCGGCGGCGCGCTGTTGCGCGACCTCGACCGCCTGCTCGCCGAGGAAACCGGCCTGCCCGTGCTCGTCGCCGAGGATCCGCTCACCTGCGTCGTGCGCGGCTCCGGGATGGCGCTCGAACGGATGGACAAGCTCGGCAGCATCTTCTCGTACGAGTGA
- the gatB gene encoding Asp-tRNA(Asn)/Glu-tRNA(Gln) amidotransferase subunit GatB yields MTQWEVVIGLETHAQLSTVSKIFSGASTQFGAEPNTQACPVDLALPGVLPVLNRGAVERAIRFGLAIGATVAPRSIFARKNYFYPDLPKGYQISQYEIPVVQGGQITIQVPANEKAGKDAYSKTVNLTRAHLEEDAGKSLHEDFAGMTGIDLNRAGTPLLEIVTEPEMRSAAEAVAYAKALHALVVWLGICDGNMQEGSFRCDANVSVRPLGQEKFGTRAEIKNLNSFRFLEDAINYEVRRQIELIEDGGEVVQETRLYDPDKRETRSMRSKEDAHDYRYFPDPDLMPLVIGADWIERVKGEMPELPAAMQQRFVEQYGVSAYDAGVLTSTKAMAAYFEAVVAKAGAANAKIAANWLMGDVSSQLNRDGVEIDAIPVSAAQLALVLQRIADGTISNKIAKEIFVTIWDEKAADEGAADRIIEAKGLKQISDTGALEAIIDEVLAANAKSVEEFHAGKEKAFNALVGQAMKATKGKANPQQVNELLKKKLG; encoded by the coding sequence ATGACCCAGTGGGAAGTCGTTATCGGCCTCGAGACGCACGCGCAACTGTCGACCGTCTCGAAGATTTTCTCGGGCGCGTCGACGCAGTTCGGCGCGGAACCGAACACGCAGGCGTGCCCCGTCGACCTCGCGCTGCCGGGCGTGCTGCCCGTGCTGAACCGCGGCGCGGTCGAGCGGGCGATCCGCTTCGGCCTCGCGATCGGCGCGACCGTCGCGCCGCGCAGCATCTTCGCGCGAAAGAATTATTTCTATCCGGATCTGCCGAAGGGCTATCAGATCAGCCAGTACGAGATTCCGGTCGTGCAGGGCGGCCAGATCACGATCCAGGTGCCCGCCAACGAAAAGGCCGGCAAGGACGCGTATTCGAAGACGGTCAACCTGACCCGCGCGCACCTCGAAGAGGACGCCGGCAAGTCGCTGCACGAGGACTTCGCGGGAATGACGGGCATCGACCTGAACCGCGCGGGCACGCCGCTCCTCGAGATCGTCACCGAGCCGGAAATGAGGAGCGCGGCCGAGGCGGTCGCATACGCGAAGGCGCTGCACGCCCTCGTCGTGTGGCTCGGCATCTGCGACGGCAACATGCAGGAAGGCTCGTTCCGCTGCGACGCAAACGTGTCGGTGCGCCCGCTCGGCCAGGAGAAGTTCGGCACGCGCGCCGAGATCAAGAACCTGAACTCGTTCCGCTTTCTCGAAGACGCGATCAACTATGAGGTGCGTCGCCAGATCGAGCTGATCGAGGACGGCGGCGAAGTCGTGCAGGAAACGCGCCTGTACGATCCGGACAAGCGCGAGACGCGCTCGATGCGCAGCAAGGAAGACGCGCACGACTACCGCTACTTCCCCGATCCGGACCTGATGCCGCTCGTGATCGGCGCGGACTGGATCGAGCGCGTGAAGGGCGAGATGCCCGAGCTGCCGGCCGCGATGCAGCAGCGCTTCGTCGAGCAGTACGGCGTGTCCGCCTATGACGCGGGCGTGCTGACGTCGACGAAGGCGATGGCCGCGTACTTCGAGGCCGTCGTCGCGAAGGCGGGTGCGGCCAACGCGAAGATCGCCGCGAACTGGCTGATGGGCGACGTTTCGTCGCAACTGAACCGCGACGGCGTCGAGATCGACGCGATTCCCGTGTCGGCCGCGCAGCTCGCGCTCGTGCTGCAGCGGATTGCCGACGGCACGATCTCGAACAAGATCGCGAAGGAAATCTTCGTGACGATCTGGGACGAGAAGGCGGCCGACGAAGGCGCGGCCGACCGTATCATCGAAGCGAAGGGCCTGAAGCAGATTTCCGACACGGGCGCGCTCGAGGCGATCATCGACGAGGTGCTCGCGGCGAACGCGAAATCGGTCGAGGAGTTCCACGCAGGCAAGGAAAAGGCGTTCAACGCGCTCGTCGGCCAGGCGATGAAGGCGACGAAGGGCAAGGCGAACCCGCAGCAGGTCAACGAGCTCCTGAAGAAGAAGCTCGGCTGA
- the mreD gene encoding rod shape-determining protein MreD, whose product MSRPQYILQPVNPYFIVFSLAAAFLLNLMPWGRIPGVPDCVALVLLFWNIHQPRKVGMGVAFALGILMDVHDAGLLGEHALAYTLLSYGAITIHRRVLWLPLGVQIFYVAPLLVLAQLVPFVIRLLMGAAFPGWSYLVDGFVEAALWPVASHLLLMPQRRPVDPDDTRPI is encoded by the coding sequence ATGAGCCGCCCTCAGTACATCCTGCAGCCCGTCAATCCGTACTTCATCGTCTTCAGCCTCGCGGCCGCGTTCCTGCTGAACCTGATGCCGTGGGGCCGGATTCCGGGCGTGCCCGATTGCGTGGCGCTCGTGCTGCTGTTCTGGAACATCCACCAGCCGCGCAAGGTCGGCATGGGCGTTGCGTTCGCGCTCGGCATCCTGATGGACGTTCACGACGCGGGCCTCCTCGGCGAGCACGCGCTCGCGTACACGCTGCTGTCGTACGGCGCGATCACGATCCACCGGCGTGTACTGTGGCTGCCGCTCGGCGTGCAGATCTTCTATGTCGCGCCGCTCCTCGTGCTCGCGCAGCTCGTGCCGTTCGTGATCCGGCTGCTGATGGGCGCCGCGTTCCCCGGCTGGAGCTATCTCGTCGACGGCTTCGTCGAGGCGGCGCTGTGGCCGGTCGCGAGCCATCTGCTGCTGATGCCGCAGCGCCGTCCGGTCGACCCGGACGACACGCGGCCGATCTGA
- the gatA gene encoding Asp-tRNA(Asn)/Glu-tRNA(Gln) amidotransferase subunit GatA: MHAKSLTELRAALDAKECSAVELAQHYLKRIDAAHDLNAFVHVDPELTLAQAKAADAALARGAAGPLAGLPIAHKDVFVTRGWRSTAGSKMLANYTSPFDATVVARLSAAGMVTLGKTNMDEFAMGSSNENSAFGPVKNPWDTNAVPGGSSGGSAAAVAARLAPAATGTDTGGSIRQPASFAGVTGIKPTYGRVSRYGMIAFASSLDQGGPMAGSAADCALLLNAMAGFDERDSTSLERAGEDFTRRLGEPWAPGNGAGKPLAGLRIGLPDEYFGAGLAADVRAAVDAALKAYEALGATLVPVSLPKTELSIPVYYVIAPAEASSNLSRFDGVRYGHRAAEYRDLLDMYKKSRAEGFGPEVTRRILVGTYVLSHGYYDAYYLQAQKIRRIIAQDFQEAFKSCDVIMGPASPTVAWDLGAKGDDPVQMYLADIYTLSVSLAGLPGMSVPCGFGAGANAKRPVGLQIIGNYFDEARVLQVADAFQRATDWHVQKPAGV, encoded by the coding sequence ATGCACGCAAAAAGCCTGACCGAACTGCGCGCCGCGCTCGACGCCAAGGAATGCTCGGCCGTCGAACTGGCGCAGCACTATCTGAAACGGATCGACGCCGCGCACGATCTGAACGCGTTCGTCCACGTCGATCCCGAGCTGACGCTCGCGCAGGCGAAGGCCGCCGACGCCGCGCTCGCGCGGGGCGCGGCCGGCCCGCTCGCCGGCCTGCCGATCGCGCACAAGGACGTGTTCGTCACGCGCGGCTGGCGCTCGACCGCCGGCTCGAAGATGCTCGCGAACTACACGAGCCCGTTCGACGCGACCGTCGTCGCCCGCCTCTCGGCGGCCGGCATGGTCACGCTCGGCAAGACCAACATGGACGAGTTCGCGATGGGCTCGTCGAACGAGAACTCGGCGTTCGGCCCGGTGAAGAACCCGTGGGACACGAACGCGGTGCCGGGCGGCAGCTCGGGCGGCAGCGCGGCCGCCGTCGCCGCGCGCCTCGCCCCGGCCGCGACGGGCACCGACACCGGCGGCTCGATCCGCCAGCCGGCGTCGTTCGCCGGCGTGACCGGCATCAAGCCGACCTACGGCCGCGTGTCGCGCTACGGGATGATCGCGTTCGCGTCGTCGCTCGACCAGGGCGGCCCGATGGCGGGCAGCGCCGCCGACTGCGCGCTGCTGCTCAACGCGATGGCGGGCTTCGACGAGCGCGACTCGACGAGCCTCGAGCGCGCCGGCGAAGACTTCACGCGCCGCCTCGGCGAGCCGTGGGCGCCGGGCAACGGCGCGGGCAAGCCGCTCGCGGGCCTGCGCATCGGCCTGCCGGACGAGTATTTCGGCGCGGGCCTCGCCGCGGACGTGCGCGCGGCGGTCGACGCGGCGCTCAAGGCGTATGAAGCGCTCGGCGCGACGCTCGTGCCGGTGTCGCTGCCGAAGACGGAGCTGTCGATCCCCGTCTATTATGTGATCGCGCCCGCCGAGGCGTCGTCGAACCTGTCGCGCTTCGACGGCGTGCGCTACGGCCACCGCGCGGCCGAATACCGCGATCTGCTCGACATGTACAAGAAGTCGCGCGCCGAGGGTTTCGGGCCCGAAGTGACGCGCCGGATTCTCGTCGGCACGTACGTGCTGTCGCACGGCTACTACGACGCGTACTACCTGCAGGCGCAGAAGATCCGCCGCATCATCGCGCAGGATTTCCAGGAGGCGTTCAAGTCCTGCGACGTGATCATGGGCCCGGCGTCGCCGACCGTCGCGTGGGACCTCGGCGCGAAGGGCGACGACCCCGTCCAGATGTATCTCGCGGACATCTATACGCTGTCGGTGAGCCTCGCGGGCCTGCCCGGCATGAGCGTGCCGTGCGGCTTCGGCGCGGGCGCGAACGCGAAGCGCCCGGTCGGCCTGCAGATCATCGGCAACTATTTCGACGAAGCCCGGGTGCTGCAGGTCGCCGATGCGTTCCAGCGCGCGACCGACTGGCACGTACAAAAACCGGCAGGAGTGTGA
- the gatC gene encoding Asp-tRNA(Asn)/Glu-tRNA(Gln) amidotransferase subunit GatC — MALTLTDVKRIAHLARLEMADADAERTLAQLNEFFCLVEQMQAVDTTGIAPLAHPIEQILEVAQRLRDDAVTEHVNRDDNQRPAPAVQDGLYLVPKVIE; from the coding sequence ATGGCTTTGACCCTGACCGATGTGAAACGCATCGCGCACCTTGCGCGGCTCGAAATGGCCGACGCCGACGCCGAGCGCACGCTGGCCCAGCTCAACGAGTTCTTCTGCCTCGTCGAGCAGATGCAGGCCGTCGACACGACGGGCATCGCGCCGCTCGCGCATCCGATCGAGCAGATTCTGGAGGTCGCGCAGCGGCTGCGCGACGACGCCGTCACGGAGCACGTGAACCGCGACGACAATCAGCGCCCGGCTCCGGCCGTCCAGGACGGCCTGTACCTCGTGCCGAAGGTGATCGAGTAA
- a CDS encoding NAD(P)-dependent alcohol dehydrogenase: protein MSTTYAYAATSASTPLAPFEFQRRALRDLDVQIEILYCGVCHSDLHQVRNEWKNTTYPIVPGHEIVGRVTAVGPQVTRFKAGELVGVGCLVDSCRTCPSCAQGLEQYCENGFVSTYNGRDRATGDITYGGYSTQIVVDEAFVLRVPDTLDPAGAAPLLCAGITTYSPLRQWGAGPGKKVGIVGLGGLGHMGVKLARAMGAHVVLFTTSPSKIEDGKRLGAHEVVISKDEAQMNAHLNSFDFILNTVAAQHDLNPFLHLLKRDGTMTLVGAPEHDHPSPQVFNLIFKRRRLAGSLIGGIAETQEMLDFCAQHGITSDIEVIPMSQINAAYERMLKSDVKYRFVIDIGSVRPQRAA, encoded by the coding sequence ATGAGCACGACTTACGCTTACGCGGCAACGAGCGCCTCGACGCCGCTCGCGCCGTTCGAATTCCAGCGCCGCGCGCTGCGCGATCTCGACGTGCAGATCGAGATCCTCTACTGCGGCGTCTGCCACTCCGATCTCCACCAGGTCCGCAACGAATGGAAGAACACGACGTACCCGATCGTGCCGGGCCATGAGATCGTCGGCCGCGTGACGGCCGTCGGTCCGCAGGTCACGCGCTTCAAGGCGGGCGAGCTCGTCGGGGTCGGCTGCCTCGTCGATTCTTGCCGCACGTGCCCGAGCTGCGCGCAGGGGCTCGAGCAGTACTGCGAGAACGGTTTCGTCAGCACCTACAACGGCCGCGACCGCGCAACGGGCGACATCACGTACGGCGGCTACTCGACGCAGATCGTCGTCGACGAGGCATTCGTGCTGCGCGTGCCCGACACGCTGGACCCGGCGGGCGCGGCGCCGCTCCTCTGCGCGGGCATCACGACGTACTCGCCGCTGCGCCAGTGGGGCGCGGGCCCCGGCAAGAAGGTCGGCATCGTCGGCCTGGGCGGCCTGGGCCACATGGGCGTGAAGCTCGCGCGGGCGATGGGCGCGCACGTCGTGCTGTTCACGACGTCGCCGTCGAAGATCGAGGACGGCAAGCGGCTCGGCGCGCACGAAGTCGTGATCTCGAAGGACGAAGCGCAGATGAACGCGCATCTGAACAGCTTCGACTTCATCCTGAACACGGTCGCCGCGCAGCACGATCTGAATCCGTTCCTCCATCTGCTGAAGCGCGACGGCACGATGACGCTCGTCGGCGCGCCGGAGCACGATCATCCGTCGCCGCAGGTGTTCAACCTGATCTTCAAGCGCCGCCGCCTCGCGGGCTCGCTGATCGGCGGCATCGCCGAGACGCAGGAGATGCTCGATTTCTGCGCGCAGCACGGCATCACGTCGGACATCGAAGTGATTCCGATGTCGCAGATCAACGCGGCCTACGAGCGGATGCTGAAGAGCGACGTGAAATATCGGTTCGTGATCGATATCGGGTCGGTCAGGCCGCAGCGCGCCGCGTAA
- a CDS encoding exodeoxyribonuclease III, whose product MLRVITANLNGIRSAAKKGFFDWLGEQSADCVCVQEIKVSADDLPAEFVEPHGFRSYFHHAEKKGYSGAGLYSRREPDDVIIGYGSSEFDSEGRYVEARFGKLSVVSVYVPSGSSGDERQQAKYRFMDEFMPHLAELKAKREVILCGDVNIVHKEIDIKNWKSNQKNSGCLPEERAWLTKLFDEVGYVDVFRTLDQRPEQYTWWSNRGQAYAKNVGWRIDYQIATPGVAGTAKSTAIFRDVKFSDHAPLTVDYDYK is encoded by the coding sequence ATGCTGCGTGTCATCACCGCGAATCTGAACGGCATCCGCTCGGCCGCGAAAAAGGGCTTCTTCGACTGGCTCGGCGAGCAGAGCGCCGATTGCGTCTGCGTGCAGGAAATCAAGGTGTCGGCGGACGATCTGCCCGCCGAGTTCGTCGAGCCGCACGGCTTCCGAAGCTACTTCCATCACGCGGAGAAGAAGGGCTACAGCGGCGCGGGCCTCTACTCGCGCCGCGAGCCCGACGACGTGATCATCGGCTACGGCAGCAGCGAGTTCGATTCGGAGGGCCGTTACGTCGAGGCGCGCTTCGGCAAGCTGTCGGTCGTGTCGGTGTACGTGCCGTCCGGGTCGAGCGGCGACGAGCGCCAGCAGGCGAAGTACCGCTTCATGGACGAATTCATGCCGCACCTCGCCGAGCTGAAGGCGAAGCGCGAAGTGATCCTGTGCGGCGACGTGAACATCGTCCACAAGGAAATCGACATCAAGAACTGGAAGAGCAACCAGAAGAACTCCGGCTGTCTGCCGGAGGAGCGCGCATGGCTCACGAAGCTGTTCGACGAGGTGGGCTACGTCGACGTGTTCCGCACGCTCGATCAGCGGCCCGAGCAGTACACGTGGTGGAGCAACCGCGGTCAGGCCTATGCGAAGAACGTCGGGTGGCGGATCGATTACCAGATCGCGACGCCGGGGGTTGCCGGCACGGCAAAAAGCACGGCGATCTTCCGCGACGTCAAGTTCAGCGATCACGCGCCGCTCACGGTCGATTACGACTACAAGTGA
- a CDS encoding PPK2 family polyphosphate kinase, with protein MAKQPSLDDYRVPYHTREKEAAAFMLDAFDPAAKPFSNGAKEIDRERLSAVALQLDTLQERLHTQRHKRMLLVLQGMDSSGKDGTVRAVFHEVDPLGLRIVSFKAPTPVELSHDFLWRVHAQAPAAGELTIFNRSHYEDVLVPRVTGAVDKAECERRYKQIRQFEEMLAESGTRVVKCFLHISKDEQRARLQARIDDPNKHWKFDISDLEARKHWDAYQAAYRDALAATSAEHAPWYVIPADSKTHRNVMIAELLLRELTAMKLEYPPEKPELAGIRIQ; from the coding sequence ATGGCCAAGCAACCGTCGCTCGACGACTACCGCGTGCCGTATCACACGCGCGAAAAAGAAGCCGCCGCGTTCATGCTCGACGCGTTCGATCCGGCCGCGAAGCCGTTTTCGAACGGGGCGAAGGAAATCGACCGCGAGCGGCTGTCCGCCGTCGCGTTGCAGCTCGACACGCTGCAGGAGCGGCTGCATACGCAGCGGCACAAGCGCATGCTGCTCGTGCTGCAAGGGATGGACTCGAGCGGCAAGGACGGCACGGTGCGCGCGGTGTTCCACGAAGTCGACCCGCTCGGGCTGCGCATCGTGTCGTTCAAGGCGCCGACGCCCGTCGAGCTCTCGCACGACTTCCTCTGGCGCGTGCATGCGCAGGCGCCCGCCGCCGGCGAGCTGACGATCTTCAACCGCAGCCATTACGAGGACGTGCTCGTGCCGCGCGTGACGGGGGCGGTCGACAAGGCCGAGTGCGAGCGGCGCTACAAGCAGATCCGGCAGTTCGAGGAGATGCTCGCCGAATCCGGCACGCGGGTCGTCAAGTGCTTCCTGCACATCTCGAAGGACGAGCAGCGCGCCCGGTTGCAGGCGCGCATCGACGATCCGAACAAGCACTGGAAGTTCGACATTTCGGATCTCGAAGCGCGCAAGCACTGGGACGCATATCAGGCGGCCTACCGCGACGCGCTCGCCGCGACGTCGGCCGAGCATGCGCCGTGGTACGTGATTCCGGCCGATTCGAAGACGCATCGCAACGTGATGATCGCCGAGCTGCTGCTGCGCGAGCTGACCGCGATGAAGCTCGAATATCCGCCCGAGAAACCCGAGCTCGCCGGCATCAGGATTCAATAA